Part of the Nilaparvata lugens isolate BPH unplaced genomic scaffold, ASM1435652v1 scaffold5598, whole genome shotgun sequence genome is shown below.
tttcttctcgtaaGATCAGTTGAATTatccacacatgcactcgttcactcacttcctacggtatcgacagacgaaaaatttccagctgtttttccaaggacgtatttatccttttaatgtccttcagcgagttatcccagggttgagagctagtgcaatcgaatcttcatatcataaacctactttgttcctaatttcgtgagaatcgttacagccgttttcgagatccggtcacatacagatattatatgtaaacatcaaaacatctgaacatataaacagaattgctcgtttaatagtataggattttattaatttcaaagggtactataattctattttataaataaaaaagtagccATGacttcatacattttaagaacaGTTGTTTCTTATGTGAATCATATTATTTAGTGACAATAAGAATtactaaattgaattaaaataattaattagtgATGTAAAATTCTTGGGATTTAAGATCGAGGAAATATTCCCAGGGATTTAAgggaaatattcccaaaaatcataaattcccgggaaCTTAAGGGAATTTATGAtttctttcataaaaaattacCATAAAAGACGTTTTTTGTTACACAAGGCTTAATCACCTATTATACAACAGATATGAGGATGAATACTTATAAATTGCAGTAAGTTCGAAGAAACAGTATTTGAAGTTTATAGACTGATCATAGACTGAGAGGAGAAAGGAGCACGTAAAATCATTCAATTGCACCACTATTATCATGCTACTTTCATGTCTTACAAGTTAAATAAGATTTTTTTCTTACAAATAAATGCCTGTAAATCAGGTAAACAAAGTCAAAAAAGTATTGAGTGTAATTTAACTTTTattgcatgattttattcaatttctccgcacaaaaataattgacccCTAATTAAAGATTAGAGTAGAATATAAatccaaaaattagaaattataaaatacagaAAAATGGGAGAAAATACATTTCAGCGACATGAAACTAACGTAGtaaaatgaagctagataaattccctacaagttttgtacagagagttttgtgatatcttctttagttttgagatattcacttttaaagTGTAAAATCTTTAAAAAGACAGTTATTGttccaactttttgcactttcaggcTTATTACTCAACAGCAATGTAtcgaaaaaatgtaattttttaacacatggggtaggagtgaggacttttatATGATTACttccttactatccttaaaagaagagctacggggtcaaaaattgtgttccaaattttccctctataatctttcattgatTGGACTATCGAGTATTTAATACAGTGAGCGAGTGAGCAAAAACAGGCtcaaagaatgatgatttattgattataccAATGTAAAGGGGCTGAGCTgatcaatatcaaatagaatgatgatTATATGATTCATCAGTTATGATTGAGACTCAGAGCCGTACGGACGCCTGCTGCTGCCGCTCTCGTTATCTTAGATAGTACGGAGTTCGATAAAAAAGTGTTCTGTTACGGTCTgcttgaaatattattctatagacTTAcgtattttgtgttgaattacAAGTTTAGTTATCACACAAATATAATGGCCGTATCTGCAACGTATGTCTAATTCACTTAAGAACGTAAAAGTGAAGTGTTGTGTAGTGACTGCAATAAGAGTTTTCATGGGAAGTGCGTCAACCTATCCGCCGACGACGTGAACTACTTGTTGGATCAGGGCGACGTGTGGCGATGCACGCCGTGCTCCCAGCTGCGACGCAAGAGTATGGTGCTCGAATCCAAATCCACTGTCACATATGATGACATTTTTAAACTAGTCAACGAGCTCAAGGAAGATATCAAGCGTGTGGAAACTAGTCTCGGCACTTCGTTAAACTCCTGTCACGAAGAGCTAGCTGAAACTAAAAAAAGTACAGGACCAGAAGGAGGAAATCACGAAGTTAGTCGAAAcaattattcacattattaatgtaagttttgacaaggtatttttccagattcttttaaaaacaACTGTAGTAAAACCATATTCAAATCACAAGACAAAAGGAATTACCAACTATAGACCTATAAGTTTACTTTCGatttggctaaaataattgaaaatgtgtAAGAGACAGCTACATAAATTTTTGAAGTGAATAATATctgtcaaaaaatcaatttggttttagagaGGGGATGGGAACACAGGAAGCAATTGCTGCTTTTGTTCAAGAAACAATCTTAAACTTGGATGTAGGTAGGAGACAAATAGCTATTTTTCTTGATCttgcaaaagcctttgatacagtttgCCATGATCgtctacttgattgtctccgtaGCCTTGGTCTTGAGGATGTGGCACTGGGATGGTTTTGCAGTTATTTAAAGAATAGGCAACAATGTGTTAGAGTCAATAACACTGTTAGTGAATATAAATCTGTTAAAATGGGAATCCGCAGGGAACAGTGATTGGACCTTGCCTCTTCCTGatctatattaatgacttttgtaaccttaatttaatcaatgggaaaatattgtcatttgcagacgatgcagttttaatttttcatgaagaaaactGGGCTAGCACATATGACTCAGCTGCTAGGGGACTGGAGAAGTAAAAAAATGGCTTGATAGAAGAAAACTGACTCTGAATTtgtccaaaacaaaatacatctctttttccttgaatatacagaatcagccagttaatatgtcacttgttttgcattctccaaattgtcttagtcatgtagatttagggtgttcagttaattgtaataaaatagagaaggttagcagtatcagatatcttggagtaatggttgatcagcatttaaagtgggatgtacatttgtcgcagcttactacacgatctagaaaacttattatttatttgtgaaatacgttctgttttgcctatgaaagtcatgaagatagtgtattatgcactggcacagtcattgctccaatatggtattgtgggttggggtggtgcatatacaaatgttctaaaaccagtaaaaacaatacaaaatttaatattaaaaattattctgaaaaagaatagaatgtattcaacaagattggctttttggaattttcagttctaccgattagacagatatacctgaaacacatcatattatattataagaagctatcactttttcatttcattatagaacggattgtgctattacaagacgggaggagtcaggtctggttactgttcctagattattgactactgctggtcagcgtagcttcatatatttatctccattattttttatattcttccaagtaatttgagaggtttactcgcccaaaaaactttggactacatttgaaaaagtatctggttagctctcatggctgggatagtgccgagaattctggattacattagtatagtaattattccaattgaatagatttcattttgtaccacatcttatatcatgttatacactgggctaggcaatatcaggtcattattataatttattataatttacaaattttgttgcattctaacacatattgtatgtaaatatattgatctattatagcatcactgatttatcttgtttattgaaaggatttgattttagttgttaatgtatatactgtaatgttaattaataataagtaagtagtcaaagtacggctgctccttccccaagctcgagcttgctcttttgggaagtagttccttatgtttatttgtatttcctattgattcattttgttgttatatttctaaattgtgaattattgtaatgctttttcaaggaataaataaataaataaataaattaatgagcTTCGAGGTGAAAATCTGGACTTCTAGCGATTGCTGATCTCCAGTTGAGGGTCGACGAGGCTGAGCAGTATTCGCGACGCAATACATCGAATTCACGGCGTCCAGTGCAGaaaggagaaaatgttgtcaccATAGTCAAAGATATTGGCCGATCGCTTGGTTTCCCGTGAATGATTCTATGATAGACGCCTGTCATCGCCTGCGTTCCAAGGTGGGTTCCGGAAGGCATCCTGGCATTATAGTCAGGATGGTAAGGAGGCTGGATGCAGAAGAGCTGCTGCAGAAACGACGGGTGAAGCGTATTTCAACACGCACGACATCGGTCTGACGGCGAAGCCAGCGGAGCGGTCTACCTGAATGAGTGCCTATCACCAGCCCGGCGTACCTTGTTCAGTGCGGCTCGGAAagtgaagaatgaaaagaacTATAGATATTTATGGGTTAGAGgtggaaaaatttttcttcggAAAGAACAGGGTTTATCTGTGATCACGGTCACGAAAATGGAAGATCTAGAAAACTGTAAgtcttttcaaatttttaatgtaCTTGTTTTATAATTccctatattatttttttcggtaaatttataaaatgtatttccttttataacaattttttatttgagtttaggtttcaattatgttttcttacaaatcaatttggttttagagaGGGCTTGAGTACCGAAGATGGTCTGGTTACATTTCTTGAGgatatttataatagtattaATGAAGGTAAAAAATGTTCAGCCCTGTATGTAGATATcactaaagcatttgatacagtagaccactcaatattattgaaaaagttgtaTGCAGCAGGAGTACGAGGTTTACCTTATAAATGGTTTGAAAGTTATCTCACAAACAGAAAGCAGTGTGTAAGAATTGGTGGATGTTATagtaattttgaaaacattgtaTATGGAGTGCCCCAGGGTTCTGTATTAGGGCCTATTCTATTTCTTGTGTATATCAATGACCTATGTAATGCTAAACTAGATGGGAAATTGActgcttttgcagatgatacagcACTTACATATTCAGGAATTGATTGCGATGCATTATATGTGAAAATGAGTGCCGACTTGAGAGTCTTAAACTACTGGTTTAGTAAGAATTACATGGTAATGAgtgaaaaaactaaatatatgatTTTCAACCTAAGAGGAGATCTATTCTTTAATACACCATTGTCGTATCACCGTTACTCATGCGCTGCTATAGATAACTGCAACTGCCTGACAATTGAGACTGTGAGCAATATTAAATACCTTGGTCTAGTTATTGACTCAAATCTATCTTGGAAGAAACATgtagctaaattaaaaaaaagagtTCTGTAGAGGGATTAGGAGTTTTTACATGTTGAGAGAGCTGTGCCCCACTGGTGTGATGATAAATGCTTATCATGCTCTCATTAGTTCCAGGATGAGTTATGGGCTCGTATTATGGGGTGGGACTTATGTCTCAACACTTTATCCCatcatcatttttcaaaagtccTTCATTCGTATTATAACCAGAACACCTAGAACTGATCATTCATGGCCGATATTTGTTCATCTCAAGATACTTCCAATAAGAAATCTTTATGTTTATAAAGTATTGAAGCTTTTTTTATTTGGAGTTTGAATGAAAATCTCATTAGGGATGTGAGATATAACTTTAGACGGTTTATGGTTCAGGttccacattcgaatttaacgaTATTccaacattcatattattttaatggtcCTAGATTGTTCAATCTAGTGTCGCAATATCTAAATTGCCAGGAACTTTCACATTCATTtctgaaatgtttgaaaaactacCTGCTCAGTGTTAATGACTGTGAATCATTTCTGAAAATTGTAAGATGATATTCTTAAATAAgaaattccattatttattattattaaatcctaAATAATAATCTCATTAACATAAATCCTTTCTTAGAGTATGCATTTTGCAttgtaaatttctattttttggTTTTATCTCTGTATgccttttatttttcataatgtaaTTACTTCATCCTTGTTTTCATGTGATGGGCTACCGTagcagaaaaaaaattattttcttttaagttataatttattatgccaAGTTTATTTATAGAGCGGAGCGGCCTACTCCTCTGAGTATTTTTAGTTGTTTTATTAGGAGTAGTACACCCCAATCGGGCTTATGCCTAGGGGTGTccacttttatttcacatttttttatatctttcttttttattctgtattatgtttgtttgtgaaataaatgaattgattgattgattgattgatatattgatgtaaaatatgaGTGGGATTGAtccatttcaatcatttttagatcaatttcaatcatttttagatcaaatttataaattcccTTAAGTTCCCTTAAATTCCCAAAATTCTTGGCCTCGGAAATATTCCcggaaatattgccaaatcatAATTCCTTCCCACTGGAAATATTCCCGATCCACATCactaatattaattaataaataatacatttttgttgAGATTCAATTATCATCATAGTTTCAGAGACCTGATCCTTGTTTTTGTTACAATTTACAGACTTCCAAGACAAACCGTTCGTAGAGTACTTGAAGTCGAAGAAGTTGACACCCAACCTGATCCACTACGTGTTGTACGCTATTGCCATGTCCTCGGAGCAGACTCCCTGCATGGAGGGTGTCGAGCGCACGCAGCGCTTCCTCAACAGGTTTGTAGTAAATTATTTCTTAGAAAATTGAaacgaatttgaatttattgcccAATAGTTTAATTCTACAAtaaatacacttttacaatatCATTGATACAatataaatggcattatttattaatgacttgtaaatggcattaatgtccgaaacatgttgtgataaaataataggctatttaaaagggtactgagatttatatttttatttatattaaaagtagccctaaagaaaaaatacattaaatacAATACTATATAATACCCTCAATCATTTTACAATACCCTCCTCATACGAAGGTaattttttcaacctccgatcacATATCATAAGACACAGACAAGGTTAAGGGGctattttcacagatatgaaaCATCTTGTAATTCCCATCTAACGCCCTGTGATTGGTGCGGCCAGATCGTCAACTGTTGTGGAGTTATAGCACTACCTCCGtgaacaaagccgtagtgcattcgtgtgacgtcagcacagttagggctcctacaccaatagaaacactagctgatataggttagctgaaatcaacgaatggtttaggagccctacctgtgctgacgtcacatgaatgcactacggctttgtttacggaggaaGTGGTTATAGACCCACAAACACAGCTATCTCACTTGAATCTCCCACCAAGTGCtacagtgaagtccacgttataatggcagtgtttgattaacattggtgttgctatccttttccattattcgacaaagctgatagcgctatccttttctaccaaATCCGTTATTACAATGTAGAGATATAGTTAATTGAGGCAGATAATAGGCGATGTTGTTCTcctatccactgtcattataacgtggacctcactatagttgtgcAGCGTTATTAGTTTTTGCAAGCAAAAATCATTAGTTCAGCATAAATCTACGAAAGAATGATTCACGTTCACGTAGGAAACGTTATGAGAGATGATGTTGTGCGTGAATGGTGTCGGAAAATTgaaggcttcagttgaaataacTTCTGGAATCGTTGTGATCCATGACAACTCGGCCTCACAGTGCTGATACATTCAAACGGCTTCTCCAGCAAATCAAAAGGGATAATTTCGATCAGCCGCCATATAAACCTGATTTggcctctatagtgaggtccacgttataatggcagtgttcgattagcaatggtattgctattcttgtctatcattcaacaaagctaatgttatctctttctcgctttgctctgttgccagatctgcttttaacaatgtagaattcataatttattaacaaaatatttcaccttaattatgaatattcattatgaaattattgaaaatataatatttcttgcttgataaatataattgattattttaaacgagaatgaacagttaatattacatcaataaacctgtatagctaccgtctataaaaggcattcacaagacagaggatcggtaacatttatcccctatctttctccactgccattataacgtggacctcactatattatatacACCTTTTCCCCAAACTCACTACATGACTTTGAGGACAGAACTTTGAAACTAACTATGAGCTCCAAAACAACGTCAAAGCTCATAGCCTTCTTAAACTGATCCGTCAGCAGCATTTTATGAAGAGGGTTCTGGTAGGCTGGTCAACTTGTATGACAAATGCTTCAATCTTCACGGCAGTTATGTTGGGGAATAATTATGAGTGCAAGTAACTTTTAGTTGAAAAAAGATTCTTCCATATACATTCGTCTCATTTTTACGACCAATCGAAGGTTGTTAAAAAATGACCTTcgtatatttatttaatcatacattgatagatacaatattcattctcaactatgaatgattgggaaaggaccaACAGACTTAAAACCCAAAACTTTTCAtttcccaaattcagatagaaattgtctaaaaataggttatgttcacacTTCATGATTTATATGATTCCATAAATTGTGATTTAATTAAGATTGTTGATCtgattatttgtaaattgtgtaGTGTCTTAATACTATTTGTTTTTAATACTGTTTCTATGGTTTGTTTGTTGACTGTAGTTTGGGCCGTTACGGCAACACACCGTTCCTGTGGCCGATGTACGGCAGTGGCGAATTGCCGCAGTGCTTCTGCCGACTGTGTGCCGTGTTCGGCGGAGTCTACTACCTGAAGCGGGCCACACACGGGGTGATAGTGGCGGCCAGTGATGGCGGCAAGTGTACTGGCATCGTTAGCAGCCAGCAGCGGCTCAGCACCCAGCATCTGGTGATGGGCTTGACCAGTGCACCCAAACAGTTTCTCAAGGCGGCGCCCACCCAGGGGCTGTCCAGGGGCATTTTCTTGATTGACAGGTTGGTCAACGATAGAATAGAAATCTAGTTTGCCATGGTTATAGCACAAGAGCAAAGAGTTCAGCTGTATATCAGTACCCGACTCACAGACGGACACTTTTGGGAAAAGGTCTATATTATTCGGAACTCAAGCTCTTCAATTGTCTGCCTGAAAGAATAAGGTTGTGTGGAAGTCATAGGCTTATCTTCAATTACTAGTTTACTTGTAAAAGCGTGTCCCTATACTACggaggaatgttgtggtgcCTTCACACTTAGAGTTGATACAAATGCATACACCTAGAAAACATGACATGTTATATGCCACTTGAGCTCTGCTCAGATTTATGGCTTCACGtaacaaataataagaataatagatGTTAACGGAATAGTTGAATAGTTAACTCGCTGGTAAAATATTAGTTCGATTGGAGTTATTGATCTACTGATTCGTAACACCtcaattaaataattgattcacTATTTGGTAAGAGATGACGTTGAAATTGATCACATGGTTGTTAAATTGTGGTTCATATTGGAATCTTGATTGACTAGTTTGTGAAAGATGGGTTGAATTGGAATTCTTGATCAACTGGTCAGTAAAGGTTGATTCAGACATGTGGGACTGTGCTGCGTTGCGTTTGCGATGGGACTGCGGCCAGTCGAAAACGGTCTCTCCATTTGAAATGCATGGCTACAGCCTAGAGTCATTCACACATGGGGGACTGTGCTGATACCGTACTGCGTTGGTGTTGCGACTGTGTCATTTGAGAGCTCTTTCAGAGAGCTCTTCAAGGCTACGGTCTCATGCCCTGTGGGTCGCCGAAGCGGCTTCGGCTGTTTCCGTACAGCCTCGGGCATGCTCGGAAATGCTTCATCACCAACAATCACGTATGGATAGGCTTCCACTGAATTTGGTAATTGTCTAGGACCTGAAATATTTAGGCGATCTTCATCCAAACGTTTACCGAGAATTTATTTTGATAGAATTCCACCATCACTAGATTTTCCATAACCACCAACATCAATTATCACGAATTATAGTTTGCGTCAACGAAACTATAAATTACGCTAATTATACAACCGAAAATGTCTTTTCATAGTTGTAGTAGAGTGACAGTGACCCACTATTTTTGGAGCTTGAATTTctatatccttcccatcaattGCACTTATACAATTGGGGAACTGCC
Proteins encoded:
- the LOC120356038 gene encoding rab proteins geranylgeranyltransferase component A 2-like; its protein translation is DCNKSFHGKCVNLSADDVNYLLDQGDVWRCTPCSQLRRKSMVLESKSTVTYDDIFKLVNELKEDIKRVETSLGTSLNSCHEELAETKKSTGPEGGNHETDFQDKPFVEYLKSKKLTPNLIHYVLYAIAMSSEQTPCMEGVERTQRFLNSLGRYGNTPFLWPMYGSGELPQCFCRLCAVFGGVYYLKRATHGVIVAASDGGKCTGIVSSQQRLSTQHLVMGLTSAPKQFLKAAPTQGLSRGIFLIDRSILPAEKETLTLLQFPPCEGSPEPITVVEVGPSTNACPQGLFVVHMTCKQQKSAEEDLAVAVSKLFHLEYCDGTVDRIDTDTQATQTAKTEPCEGSEEADGASQDTARHKPQLLWSLYFNCPETNSCQLSADVPANVHLCCSGPDLDLDFEYAVKQAKEIFTKMYPDSEFLPRAPDPEEIVLEDDEAPGPAFKAESEDINEENK